The proteins below are encoded in one region of Holophagaceae bacterium:
- a CDS encoding aminoacyl-histidine dipeptidase, which translates to MESLLAGLEPQTLWDYFSELSKIPRGSKNEAAAAEWVAEQGRGLGCKVERDEVGNVLIRKAASPGREGRPVACLQAHVDMVCEKNENTSHDFTRDPIRLVRDGDLLRASGTTLGADNGIGVCAALAVLASRDIEHGPLEVIVTIDEETGLTGANGIQPGWLQAKYLLNLDSEEEGFLTIGCAGGEDTIATRRLSMEPPKSGTRPYRLKVSGLKGGHSGIDIHAGRGNAIRLLAQALRALKPGFEFQLASIRGGNKRNAIPREAFAVLFLDPAQESAFQAELARHESHWKAAFGAFDPGLAFALEPGQGDRAMSEPDAAAVLCLLLALPHGVEAMSPGIAGLVQTSTNLGVIETSEGSVEVNLLTRSSINASKVALGERIAAICALAGFESRRSGGYPGWKPEPDASLVKLVNDANQQVFGKALNIVAIHAGLECGLIGEKYPGMEMVSFGPNMWDVHTPDEHVSLPSVEAFWKLLVAVLERV; encoded by the coding sequence ATGGAAAGCCTGCTCGCGGGCCTCGAGCCCCAAACGCTTTGGGATTATTTTTCGGAGCTTTCAAAGATCCCCAGGGGGTCCAAGAACGAGGCGGCCGCGGCCGAATGGGTGGCCGAGCAGGGCCGCGGGCTCGGCTGCAAGGTCGAGCGCGATGAAGTGGGCAACGTGCTCATCCGCAAGGCCGCTTCGCCTGGCCGCGAAGGCCGCCCTGTGGCCTGCCTCCAGGCGCACGTGGACATGGTCTGCGAAAAGAATGAAAACACCTCCCACGACTTCACGCGCGATCCCATCCGGCTGGTTCGGGACGGGGATCTGCTGCGGGCCAGCGGCACCACGCTGGGCGCCGACAACGGCATCGGGGTCTGCGCAGCGCTGGCGGTGCTGGCGAGCCGCGACATCGAGCACGGCCCCTTGGAAGTCATCGTGACCATCGACGAGGAGACGGGCCTCACCGGCGCCAACGGCATCCAGCCGGGCTGGCTGCAAGCGAAGTACCTGCTCAATCTGGACAGCGAAGAAGAAGGTTTCCTGACCATCGGCTGCGCCGGGGGCGAGGACACCATCGCCACGCGCAGGCTGTCCATGGAGCCGCCTAAGTCAGGCACCCGCCCCTATCGCCTGAAGGTCTCCGGACTGAAGGGCGGTCACTCCGGCATCGACATCCATGCAGGCCGGGGCAATGCCATCCGATTGCTGGCCCAGGCGCTCCGGGCCCTGAAACCGGGATTCGAATTCCAGTTGGCCTCCATCAGGGGCGGCAACAAGCGCAATGCCATCCCCCGCGAGGCCTTCGCCGTCCTGTTCCTGGATCCGGCCCAGGAATCGGCGTTCCAGGCCGAATTGGCCCGCCATGAGTCGCACTGGAAAGCCGCCTTCGGCGCATTCGACCCGGGCCTCGCCTTCGCCCTGGAGCCGGGCCAGGGGGACCGGGCCATGTCCGAGCCGGATGCGGCCGCGGTCCTCTGCCTCCTGCTGGCGCTTCCACACGGCGTGGAAGCCATGAGCCCAGGCATCGCCGGGCTGGTGCAGACCTCCACCAACCTGGGCGTCATCGAAACCTCCGAAGGCTCCGTGGAGGTCAACCTGCTCACCCGCAGTTCCATCAATGCGTCCAAGGTAGCGCTGGGGGAGCGCATCGCCGCGATCTGCGCGCTGGCGGGTTTCGAATCCCGGCGCTCGGGCGGCTACCCGGGCTGGAAGCCGGAGCCGGATGCCTCGCTTGTGAAACTCGTCAATGATGCGAACCAACAGGTCTTCGGCAAGGCGCTCAACATCGTGGCGATCCATGCCGGCCTGGAATGCGGCTTGATCGGCGAAAAATATCCCGGAATGGAGATGGTCTCCTTCGGGCCGAACATGTGGGATGTGCACACGCCCGACGAGCACGTGAGCCTTCCTTCGGTGGAAGCTTTCTGGAAGCTGCTGGTGGCGGTGCTGGAGCGGGTCTGA
- a CDS encoding CoA-binding protein gives MTGNLDDRIKSFMASGPYAVVGASPDRGKYGNKVLRAYQQRGMEVYPINPRALEIEGLKAYATLADVPVKLRALSVITPPAITEQVVEAAAAAGIRMVWMQPGAESYEAIRKAEELGMEVIAGGPCFLVLAHYREF, from the coding sequence ATGACCGGCAACCTCGACGACCGCATCAAGTCCTTCATGGCTTCGGGCCCCTACGCGGTGGTCGGAGCCAGCCCGGACCGCGGGAAATACGGCAACAAAGTGCTGCGGGCCTACCAGCAGCGCGGGATGGAGGTCTACCCCATCAATCCCAGGGCCTTGGAGATCGAGGGGCTGAAGGCCTATGCCACCCTGGCGGATGTGCCGGTGAAGCTGCGCGCGCTCTCCGTCATCACGCCACCGGCCATCACGGAACAAGTGGTGGAAGCCGCCGCCGCCGCCGGAATCCGCATGGTCTGGATGCAGCCGGGCGCCGAAAGTTACGAAGCCATCCGGAAGGCCGAGGAGCTGGGAATGGAGGTCATCGCCGGCGGTCCCTGTTTCCTGGTGCTGGCGCATTACAGGGAATTCTGA
- a CDS encoding phosphatase PAP2 family protein — protein sequence MQRSDYLIHLFMTLFLIFGVYQFYFWCQRQRLRPVLRFSTKVDDLIPFWPVWAWVYSFLYYPAIVYLNWVVGSPRHFNHLAMSFFVLLGIQMAFFLLFPVETPERWRELAQGDGLSRRFLRFVQKFDAPSNCFPSMHVSVAVLTAFHAKASLGPAAFAFPVLIAISCLFTKQHYLIDLPFGAVVGWAAFKAFTWMGGA from the coding sequence ATGCAGCGCAGCGACTACTTGATCCATCTGTTCATGACCCTCTTCCTCATTTTCGGGGTCTACCAGTTCTACTTCTGGTGCCAGCGCCAGCGCCTGCGGCCCGTGCTCCGGTTCAGCACCAAGGTGGATGACCTGATCCCCTTCTGGCCCGTGTGGGCTTGGGTCTACAGCTTCCTCTACTACCCGGCCATCGTCTACCTGAACTGGGTGGTGGGCTCGCCCCGGCACTTCAACCACCTGGCCATGAGTTTCTTCGTGCTGCTGGGAATTCAGATGGCTTTCTTCCTGCTGTTTCCGGTCGAAACGCCGGAGCGCTGGCGGGAGCTCGCCCAGGGCGATGGCCTATCCAGACGCTTTCTGCGCTTCGTGCAGAAGTTCGACGCGCCCTCCAACTGTTTTCCCAGCATGCATGTGTCCGTGGCCGTGCTCACCGCCTTCCACGCCAAGGCCAGCCTGGGCCCCGCGGCCTTCGCGTTCCCCGTGCTCATAGCCATCTCCTGCCTGTTCACCAAGCAGCACTACCTCATCGATCTGCCCTTTGGCGCGGTGGTCGGTTGGGCGGCCTTCAAAGCATTCACCTGGATGGGCGGCGCCTGA
- a CDS encoding ACP S-malonyltransferase: MTAPLLLFPGQATESIGMSEGWTSNPEWIDTMAEAEATTGYALRGWMSHGPLEALRAQRHAPCVVLAHSVGLYRAQRAAGMPLPAGASGHSMGFFSAIVAAEVVPLAATLELINATEDCAEARFPPGQMGMAFVIGISEPEIRKILDRHPELLFSNINGKAQFTVSGPRTALHAFISEVTPDSLKCGLLPVRHPLHCDHMAPLIPRIKARLEAWVPKDPAFPLISPLDGRRLEGGFEAWEETIVSIASAVNWPMAVMGLKGLQGEAGPCFECGFGSQLKNLTGWIDRGLRVESLQQQHSWKR; the protein is encoded by the coding sequence TTGACGGCCCCGCTTCTGCTCTTTCCGGGCCAGGCCACCGAATCGATCGGGATGTCCGAGGGCTGGACATCCAACCCGGAATGGATTGATACCATGGCGGAAGCCGAGGCCACCACGGGGTATGCGCTGCGCGGCTGGATGTCCCATGGCCCCCTGGAAGCGCTCCGCGCCCAGCGCCACGCGCCCTGCGTGGTGCTGGCCCACTCCGTGGGGCTGTACCGCGCCCAGCGGGCCGCTGGAATGCCGCTGCCCGCAGGCGCCTCGGGCCATTCCATGGGCTTCTTTTCCGCCATCGTGGCCGCGGAGGTGGTTCCCCTGGCGGCCACCCTGGAACTCATCAATGCCACCGAAGACTGCGCCGAGGCCCGCTTTCCGCCTGGCCAGATGGGCATGGCCTTCGTCATCGGCATCAGCGAGCCGGAAATCCGCAAGATCCTGGACCGGCATCCGGAACTGCTGTTTTCCAACATCAACGGGAAGGCTCAGTTCACGGTTTCAGGGCCGCGGACCGCGCTGCACGCTTTCATTTCAGAAGTGACCCCGGATTCGTTGAAATGCGGGCTGCTGCCGGTGCGGCATCCGCTTCATTGCGATCACATGGCGCCTCTGATCCCCCGCATCAAAGCGCGCCTGGAGGCCTGGGTCCCGAAGGATCCTGCCTTTCCGCTCATCTCGCCCCTGGACGGACGCCGTCTGGAGGGGGGCTTCGAAGCCTGGGAAGAAACCATCGTCAGCATCGCCTCCGCTGTGAACTGGCCGATGGCGGTGATGGGATTGAAAGGATTGCAGGGGGAGGCAGGGCCATGCTTCGAATGCGGTTTTGGATCGCAGTTGAAGAATCTGACGGGTTGGATCGACCGCGGCTTGAGGGTCGAAAGCCTCCAGCAGCAACACTCCTGGAAGCGATGA
- a CDS encoding HD domain-containing protein, with protein MNPTHPAFSDELAYQCTQELYRCLEEVGSTKGVLYLRVPKGFADEGAFQNVCEYGWPRGSHAPASIPAQDPLLIWVQREKRAFAVNDPEEFQELDPFSRGSNDPRFLLAPIYLKGDWVGLLMQRDRNKGVHYDIDHDEKPTLRICNDVVETLRKFRLYGEAAPPAPKPMPRKGPVGSTMPMPTVQTPLPGAGLIPEILDSGSAQAHQPAPSRDRPHGAPKPSKRESYGQLPWGHETNAGIQPMAAPEPLPASAAADPGADALDEGFVDTKRRSMPSQEQKEFFWQAARLLFRMLPLDAAALWMDELDKLRPLLAFSDRPLSAELQQQLLAHAATILPSVKREDLRILARPEKREVMPLAGSFATFVSLLLGDAVKPAEGGRDLLLLFRLSDEPFTEAELALIRQVGNLLSLHLEEGRLHERYHRAFLSVSHRILKSGEGRSPKMKEHSLNCAKLSRGVALRMELPTEDVEAISIAAILQDVGSLLLDPAMMAKPELSAAELAKARTHPVLAAAFLKGLRFPFDVLKIIRHHHERWDGKGYPDGLAGEEIPIGSRIIGLVEAFDVMTTGKGYKAPKALAKVLDELRRESGHQFDPKTVEALISVVGKGK; from the coding sequence ATGAACCCTACCCATCCGGCCTTCAGCGACGAACTCGCGTACCAGTGCACGCAGGAGCTCTACCGGTGCCTGGAGGAAGTGGGCAGCACCAAAGGCGTGCTGTATCTCCGGGTGCCGAAAGGCTTCGCGGATGAAGGCGCCTTCCAGAACGTGTGCGAGTACGGGTGGCCCCGGGGCAGCCACGCGCCTGCCAGCATTCCGGCCCAGGATCCCCTGCTGATCTGGGTCCAGAGGGAGAAACGCGCCTTCGCGGTGAACGATCCGGAAGAATTCCAAGAGTTGGATCCATTCTCAAGGGGGTCCAACGATCCCCGGTTCCTGCTCGCGCCCATCTACCTGAAAGGGGATTGGGTGGGGCTGTTGATGCAAAGGGACCGGAACAAGGGCGTGCATTACGACATCGACCACGATGAAAAACCCACGCTCAGGATTTGCAATGATGTAGTCGAGACCCTCAGGAAATTCAGGCTTTATGGGGAAGCGGCGCCTCCAGCCCCGAAACCCATGCCCAGGAAAGGTCCCGTCGGCTCCACCATGCCCATGCCGACCGTCCAGACCCCGTTGCCCGGCGCGGGCCTGATTCCGGAAATCCTCGATTCCGGATCAGCCCAGGCGCACCAACCGGCGCCTTCCAGGGATCGTCCCCATGGCGCCCCCAAGCCATCCAAGAGGGAGAGCTACGGCCAGTTGCCCTGGGGGCATGAAACCAATGCCGGGATCCAGCCGATGGCCGCCCCCGAACCGCTCCCGGCGAGCGCGGCCGCGGATCCCGGCGCCGATGCCCTGGATGAGGGATTCGTGGACACCAAGCGCCGCAGCATGCCTTCCCAGGAGCAGAAGGAATTCTTCTGGCAGGCCGCACGGCTGCTGTTCCGGATGTTGCCCCTGGATGCAGCCGCGCTCTGGATGGATGAGCTTGATAAGCTGCGCCCCCTGCTTGCGTTCAGCGACCGCCCCCTTTCTGCGGAGCTGCAGCAACAGTTGCTGGCCCATGCGGCCACGATCCTGCCTTCGGTGAAAAGGGAGGACCTCCGCATCCTGGCCCGCCCTGAAAAACGCGAGGTGATGCCTTTGGCGGGATCCTTCGCGACCTTTGTTTCGCTGCTGCTTGGCGATGCCGTGAAACCAGCGGAGGGGGGCAGGGATCTGCTTCTGCTGTTCAGGCTTTCGGACGAGCCGTTCACAGAAGCCGAGCTGGCCTTGATCCGCCAGGTGGGAAACCTGCTCAGCCTGCACCTGGAAGAAGGGCGGCTCCACGAGCGCTACCACCGCGCCTTCCTGTCCGTGAGCCACCGCATCCTGAAATCCGGCGAAGGCCGCTCGCCCAAAATGAAGGAGCACAGCCTCAACTGCGCGAAGCTCTCCCGCGGCGTGGCGCTGCGGATGGAACTGCCCACCGAGGACGTGGAGGCCATCAGCATCGCGGCCATCCTCCAGGATGTGGGCTCGCTGCTTCTGGATCCGGCAATGATGGCCAAACCTGAGCTGAGCGCGGCGGAGCTGGCCAAGGCCCGGACCCATCCGGTGCTGGCGGCGGCCTTCCTGAAAGGGCTCCGATTCCCCTTCGATGTGTTGAAGATCATCCGCCACCACCACGAGCGCTGGGATGGCAAAGGCTATCCCGACGGCCTCGCAGGCGAGGAAATCCCCATCGGAAGCCGCATCATCGGCCTGGTGGAAGCGTTCGACGTGATGACCACCGGCAAGGGCTACAAAGCTCCCAAGGCACTGGCCAAAGTCCTGGATGAGCTCCGCCGTGAATCAGGCCACCAGTTCGACCCGAAGACGGTCGAGGCGCTCATCTCGGTCGTGGGGAAGGGGAAATAG
- a CDS encoding D-alanyl-D-alanine carboxypeptidase, translating into MRTARRRLFLASALVVAAAVAVGVHARGRAAFAPASALASMPGPNETFDAWARRLEAKGVEVSAGIWDLQSGKLLESHNPDAALLPASTTKIISTYAMLRIWKPDFELRTEIFGNLSGNTVRGDLVIKGGGDPFLTSERIWVLAQDLKRLGVYRVTGRLRLDQSAFDSQRYAQGWENTSANTTPPISALAVNFNRDERGNLVVDPDALAYTTFQRVFQETGIAFDGLQTNEPPARKLMDFPSPPLRMLIQDINKFSNNFMVEMLLKALGDGSWPSGVARVQAFYQTNYGLGPDKIRFTDGSGLSKDNRLSARTLAVVLRGAWNDFEVGPEFQASLKVIGGEPWRLKIKDPNLARRVRCKTGHLSGVDTVCGVIQMPDGKLRVFAILLNGKANDQDVWEQVSRWAN; encoded by the coding sequence TTGAGGACTGCGAGGCGAAGGCTCTTCCTGGCCTCGGCGCTGGTGGTGGCCGCGGCTGTGGCCGTGGGGGTCCATGCCCGCGGCCGGGCGGCCTTCGCCCCGGCCTCGGCCTTGGCATCGATGCCCGGCCCCAACGAGACGTTCGATGCCTGGGCCCGGCGGCTGGAAGCCAAAGGTGTCGAGGTTTCGGCTGGAATCTGGGATCTCCAGAGCGGAAAGCTCCTGGAGTCCCACAACCCTGATGCGGCCTTGCTGCCCGCCAGCACCACCAAAATCATTTCCACCTATGCGATGCTGCGGATCTGGAAGCCGGATTTCGAGTTGAGGACCGAAATCTTTGGCAACCTCAGCGGCAACACCGTGCGCGGCGATCTGGTCATCAAGGGGGGAGGCGATCCCTTCCTCACTTCGGAGCGCATCTGGGTTCTCGCCCAGGACCTCAAGCGCCTGGGCGTGTATCGCGTGACGGGCCGCCTTCGGCTGGACCAGAGCGCCTTTGACAGCCAGCGCTACGCCCAGGGTTGGGAGAACACCAGCGCCAACACGACGCCTCCCATCTCGGCCCTGGCAGTCAATTTCAACCGCGACGAACGGGGCAATCTGGTCGTGGATCCCGATGCCCTGGCCTACACCACGTTTCAACGCGTCTTCCAGGAAACCGGCATCGCCTTCGACGGCCTCCAGACGAACGAGCCGCCCGCCCGGAAACTCATGGATTTCCCTTCTCCGCCCTTGCGGATGCTGATCCAGGACATCAACAAGTTTTCGAACAACTTCATGGTGGAGATGCTCTTGAAGGCCCTGGGCGATGGTTCCTGGCCCTCGGGGGTCGCCAGGGTCCAGGCCTTTTATCAAACCAACTACGGCCTGGGGCCTGACAAGATCCGCTTCACGGATGGTTCTGGCCTCAGCAAGGACAACCGGCTGTCGGCGCGGACGCTGGCGGTGGTCCTGCGCGGCGCTTGGAATGATTTCGAGGTGGGTCCGGAATTCCAGGCCTCCCTGAAAGTCATCGGCGGCGAACCGTGGAGGCTGAAGATCAAGGACCCGAACCTCGCCCGCCGGGTGCGCTGCAAGACCGGCCATTTGAGCGGCGTGGACACGGTGTGCGGCGTGATCCAGATGCCCGATGGAAAGTTGAGGGTCTTCGCCATCCTGCTCAACGGCAAGGCCAATGACCAGGATGTGTGGGAGCAGGTCAGCCGCTGGGCGAACTGA
- a CDS encoding DMT family transporter: MRTSDHSTGLLVTILGAALLGFAGIFVRWSAPASPVMVGFYRMVFALPGLLILAWRSPKREGVTPEAERRGTLWAIAAGLCFTGDLWTWHAAMNYTTVANATLLVGLAPLWVALISVAFMSVRLRKRFWAGLLLALAGALVLGFAKGARWGTGRGELLGGIASLWYAVFTLAIARARAHLSALMALLWVVITCLIGFGLIGAVQGAAFSGFPSQAWLALAGLGLVVQVLAWWLITWGLGHVSTSLGSVGLLTQAIATVLLGWMLLSEPVKPLQGIGAGLILAGIAMAALAPPVPKFKAG, from the coding sequence ATGCGGACGAGCGACCACAGCACGGGGCTCCTGGTGACCATCCTCGGCGCCGCTTTGCTGGGTTTCGCCGGAATCTTCGTGAGGTGGTCGGCCCCTGCGAGCCCGGTGATGGTGGGCTTCTACCGGATGGTGTTCGCCCTGCCGGGGCTGTTGATCCTGGCGTGGCGGAGCCCGAAACGGGAGGGCGTCACGCCGGAGGCGGAACGCCGTGGGACCCTTTGGGCCATCGCGGCGGGACTCTGCTTCACGGGAGATCTCTGGACCTGGCATGCGGCCATGAACTACACCACCGTCGCCAATGCGACGTTGCTGGTGGGCCTGGCTCCGCTGTGGGTGGCCCTCATCTCAGTCGCCTTCATGTCCGTGCGGCTGCGCAAGCGGTTCTGGGCCGGACTTCTGCTTGCCTTGGCCGGAGCCCTGGTCCTGGGTTTTGCCAAAGGCGCCAGGTGGGGCACGGGGAGGGGCGAGCTGCTGGGCGGGATCGCCTCCCTCTGGTACGCGGTCTTCACCCTGGCCATCGCCAGGGCCCGGGCCCACCTGAGCGCGCTCATGGCGCTGCTCTGGGTCGTGATCACCTGCCTGATCGGCTTCGGCCTCATCGGGGCGGTCCAGGGCGCCGCCTTCAGCGGATTCCCATCGCAGGCCTGGCTTGCCTTGGCGGGTCTGGGGTTGGTGGTGCAGGTGCTGGCCTGGTGGCTCATCACCTGGGGCCTGGGCCACGTCAGCACGAGCCTGGGCAGCGTTGGACTGCTCACGCAGGCCATCGCCACGGTCCTTCTCGGCTGGATGCTTCTGAGCGAACCGGTGAAACCGCTCCAGGGCATCGGCGCCGGATTGATCCTGGCGGGCATCGCCATGGCCGCGTTGGCTCCGCCGGTACCCAAATTCAAGGCCGGGTGA
- a CDS encoding nitrate/sulfonate/bicarbonate ABC transporter ATP-binding protein, whose product MYLCELKGVQMRFPGPKGQVKRVLEDFNLSVKPDEVLCLVGPNGSGKSTLLRIMSGLLNPTKGEVRWHGERLRGLNLSVAMVFQTFALVPWMTVEGNVRMVLRARELPEEEVREKAASAIQKVGLEGFEEAFPRELSRGIKQRVGVARALAVDPEILVMDDPFSQVDALTAEALRQEILDIWSNADINPSSIVLVSHSISEAVLMADRVAVLGGMPSSIRTVVDIPLPRPRDPRSSEFRRLVDQLHDVIASAELPDVSITTVTQDLDNDIIEPLPFANTGDILGLLEFLDTQQGGSCDLFQVVSLTHVPFEKVLPIVKSAEMLELVETPRRNVKLTQLGKRFVAADMDSRKEIWKAQLLDLKLFRVVRDLIELREGELSKEELLSELTVRLPMENLENTFGTLVTWGRFGELFAYREDRGVLTPE is encoded by the coding sequence ATGTACCTCTGCGAGCTCAAAGGTGTGCAAATGCGGTTCCCCGGGCCGAAGGGCCAGGTGAAGCGAGTCCTGGAGGATTTCAATCTATCGGTGAAGCCGGACGAAGTGCTCTGCCTGGTGGGGCCCAACGGCAGCGGAAAATCAACATTGCTCCGCATCATGTCGGGGCTCCTGAACCCGACCAAGGGCGAGGTCCGCTGGCATGGCGAACGTTTGCGCGGCCTCAACCTCAGCGTGGCCATGGTCTTCCAGACCTTCGCCCTGGTGCCCTGGATGACCGTGGAGGGGAATGTGCGCATGGTGCTCCGGGCCCGGGAATTGCCCGAAGAAGAGGTCCGGGAGAAAGCCGCCAGCGCCATCCAGAAGGTGGGCCTGGAGGGCTTCGAGGAAGCCTTCCCCCGGGAGCTTTCCAGGGGCATCAAGCAGCGCGTGGGCGTGGCCCGCGCTCTGGCGGTGGATCCGGAAATTTTGGTGATGGACGATCCCTTCAGCCAGGTGGACGCGCTCACTGCCGAGGCCCTCCGGCAGGAAATCCTGGATATCTGGAGCAACGCCGACATCAATCCCAGCTCCATCGTGCTGGTGAGCCACAGCATCTCCGAGGCCGTTCTGATGGCGGATCGGGTGGCGGTGCTGGGCGGCATGCCCAGTTCCATCCGCACGGTGGTGGACATCCCCCTGCCCCGGCCCCGGGACCCCCGCAGCAGCGAATTCCGGCGGCTCGTGGACCAGCTCCATGATGTCATCGCATCGGCCGAACTGCCTGACGTCTCGATCACCACCGTGACCCAGGACCTGGACAATGACATCATCGAGCCATTGCCCTTCGCCAACACCGGCGACATCCTGGGCCTGCTGGAATTCCTCGATACCCAGCAGGGCGGCAGCTGCGACCTCTTCCAGGTGGTCTCCCTCACCCATGTCCCCTTCGAAAAGGTGCTGCCGATCGTCAAGAGCGCCGAAATGCTCGAACTGGTGGAAACCCCCCGCCGGAACGTCAAATTGACGCAGTTGGGAAAGCGGTTCGTCGCGGCGGACATGGACAGCCGCAAGGAAATCTGGAAGGCCCAATTGTTGGACCTCAAGCTGTTCCGCGTAGTGAGGGACCTCATCGAGTTGAGGGAAGGCGAATTATCCAAGGAAGAACTGCTGTCGGAGCTCACGGTGAGGCTCCCCATGGAAAACCTCGAAAACACGTTCGGCACCCTGGTGACGTGGGGCCGTTTCGGGGAACTGTTCGCTTATCGCGAGGATCGCGGCGTGCTCACGCCGGAATAA
- a CDS encoding ABC transporter permease subunit produces the protein MINSILNSMWGQANALFAPKRKRYLDLLVLVALVGILYGLVIVGREWTGAQRPLVDIDLRLSALPKYMLFSIVRASVAFCICLSLTFTLAYWAAKDPIAERFLVPILDILQSVPILAFLPPVIIAMLAIFPRNNIGLELSAAILLVTCQAWNMIFSFYQSLKTLPPEMEELASTYQLNWYQKLRWIELPYATPGLSWNSMVSVANGWFFLMSAEAFSTGNQNFRLPGIGAYMQTAVETGNTTAKWSAIVAMLLLVVALDRLLWRPVMAWAQGFQMDESLNPERPKSLILSIFRRSRLLRWLEHFRTERLMKRIPNPKDLPKILPREPEQRRRAIGFLAAGTLLLLLLFLAAGGLKLYKILALVGREDWSRLFKAGGISLTRVLASTLLATLWTVPAGLWIGLNPKWAKRLQPVVQVVVSYPVSLLFAAIAASMLRFHVGLGASSVLLMVVSTQWYLLFNIIAGAQAIPSDLREMGKAFRLTRWKRFTTLYFPAIFPFMVTGWVTATGGAWNASILTEFVSGEGQTYSTFGLGSQLQLATEAHSIPLIAASSLLMAGIVVLFNRIVWLPLYRMAETRYTLDR, from the coding sequence ATGATCAACAGCATCCTCAACAGCATGTGGGGCCAGGCCAACGCGCTTTTCGCGCCCAAGCGGAAGCGCTACCTGGATTTGCTGGTGCTGGTGGCCCTGGTCGGCATCCTGTACGGATTGGTGATCGTCGGCCGGGAATGGACCGGGGCGCAACGGCCTCTGGTGGACATCGACCTGCGGCTCTCGGCACTCCCCAAATACATGCTGTTCAGCATTGTCAGGGCCTCCGTGGCCTTCTGCATCTGCCTCAGCCTGACCTTCACCCTGGCCTACTGGGCCGCGAAAGACCCCATCGCCGAACGCTTTCTCGTCCCGATCCTGGACATCCTCCAGTCGGTGCCCATCCTCGCTTTCCTGCCGCCGGTGATCATCGCGATGCTGGCCATTTTTCCCAGGAACAACATCGGCCTCGAGCTTTCAGCGGCCATTCTCCTGGTGACCTGCCAGGCCTGGAACATGATCTTCAGCTTCTATCAGAGCTTGAAGACCCTTCCACCCGAAATGGAGGAGTTGGCCAGTACCTATCAACTCAACTGGTACCAAAAATTGCGCTGGATCGAGCTGCCCTATGCGACCCCGGGTCTTTCATGGAACTCCATGGTGAGCGTGGCCAACGGGTGGTTCTTCCTGATGTCCGCGGAGGCCTTCAGCACCGGAAATCAGAATTTCCGGCTGCCGGGCATCGGCGCCTACATGCAGACCGCCGTCGAAACAGGCAACACCACGGCGAAGTGGAGCGCCATCGTGGCCATGCTGTTGCTGGTGGTGGCCCTGGACCGCTTGCTCTGGCGCCCCGTCATGGCCTGGGCCCAGGGTTTCCAGATGGATGAAAGCCTCAACCCGGAGCGACCGAAAAGTTTGATCCTGAGCATCTTCCGCCGTTCGCGGTTGCTGCGTTGGCTCGAACATTTCCGCACCGAGCGATTGATGAAACGGATCCCGAATCCCAAGGACCTGCCCAAAATACTGCCCAGGGAACCCGAGCAAAGGCGGCGCGCCATCGGATTCCTGGCCGCCGGCACCCTGCTGCTCCTGCTCCTATTCCTGGCGGCAGGCGGGTTGAAACTCTATAAGATCCTGGCTCTGGTGGGACGCGAGGATTGGTCCAGGCTCTTCAAGGCTGGGGGCATCAGCTTGACACGGGTCCTGGCCTCGACCTTGCTGGCGACGCTCTGGACGGTCCCCGCCGGACTCTGGATCGGCCTCAATCCCAAATGGGCCAAACGGCTGCAACCGGTGGTCCAGGTGGTGGTGAGCTATCCGGTCAGCCTGCTCTTCGCGGCCATCGCGGCTTCGATGCTGCGTTTCCACGTCGGACTGGGCGCCTCCAGCGTCCTGCTCATGGTTGTCAGCACCCAGTGGTACCTGCTCTTCAACATCATCGCGGGGGCGCAGGCCATCCCCTCTGATCTGCGGGAGATGGGGAAGGCCTTCCGGCTGACGCGCTGGAAGCGGTTCACCACGCTGTACTTTCCTGCCATCTTCCCCTTCATGGTCACGGGCTGGGTGACGGCCACCGGCGGCGCCTGGAACGCCAGCATCCTCACGGAATTCGTGAGCGGCGAAGGCCAGACCTACTCCACTTTCGGTCTGGGCAGCCAACTGCAGCTGGCCACCGAGGCCCACAGCATCCCCCTCATCGCCGCCTCGAGCCTGCTCATGGCCGGCATCGTGGTGCTATTCAACCGCATCGTCTGGCTGCCGCTCTATCGCATGGCCGAGACGCGCTACACGCTGGATCGGTGA